One Halobacterium sp. DL1 DNA window includes the following coding sequences:
- a CDS encoding C4-dicarboxylate ABC transporter substrate-binding protein encodes MVEGGSHGRISRRSYIKTGVAATGLGVLAGCTGLLGGGTTTLRANSPAATGSVHGDAAEWLGDYVSEQTDGAVEIDAYRNSELGGQIESIENVSSGSLDMYVIPYALTGTQYRPAQVFDAPYMYDDENPYADIYEKTDPQESDIAKQVIDDLVSETSIRSLGAVVQGTRRVTLNVEGEPPRNPQQMSNYKMRAVPIAMYSEALKGLGAQTTNIDFSEVPQALATGSIQGQENPYNIIRSSGIWEHQNTVLETDHMHVPLAIIINDDVFQDLSGDQQQVLYDGVREIQPQATETLEANLADHRSFMEEKGLTIVPPEDLEMDTFRTAVRSRIRENFPDLIDTIEELHGDGYPA; translated from the coding sequence ATGGTAGAAGGTGGCAGCCATGGCAGAATTTCGAGGCGTTCGTACATCAAGACCGGCGTAGCCGCCACGGGACTCGGTGTCCTGGCTGGCTGCACCGGTCTGCTCGGTGGTGGCACGACGACACTTCGCGCGAACTCGCCGGCGGCGACGGGCTCCGTTCACGGTGACGCGGCCGAGTGGCTCGGCGACTACGTCTCCGAGCAGACCGACGGCGCCGTCGAGATCGACGCCTACCGGAACAGCGAACTCGGCGGCCAGATCGAGTCCATCGAGAACGTCTCCTCGGGCTCCCTGGACATGTACGTCATCCCGTACGCGCTCACGGGGACGCAGTACCGCCCGGCGCAGGTGTTCGACGCGCCGTACATGTACGACGACGAGAACCCGTACGCGGACATCTACGAGAAGACCGACCCCCAGGAGTCCGATATCGCCAAGCAGGTCATCGACGACCTCGTCTCCGAGACCAGCATCCGCTCGCTCGGCGCAGTGGTCCAGGGGACCCGTCGCGTCACGCTCAACGTCGAGGGTGAGCCGCCGCGGAACCCCCAGCAGATGAGCAACTACAAGATGCGCGCGGTGCCCATCGCGATGTACTCCGAGGCGCTGAAGGGCCTCGGCGCGCAGACGACCAACATCGACTTCTCCGAGGTGCCCCAGGCGCTCGCGACCGGCAGCATTCAGGGCCAGGAGAACCCGTACAACATCATCCGCTCGTCGGGCATCTGGGAGCACCAGAACACGGTCCTGGAGACCGACCACATGCACGTCCCGCTCGCCATCATCATCAACGACGACGTCTTCCAGGACCTCTCCGGCGACCAGCAGCAGGTGCTGTACGACGGCGTCCGCGAGATCCAGCCGCAGGCGACGGAGACGCTCGAGGCGAACCTCGCCGACCACCGCTCGTTCATGGAGGAGAAGGGCCTCACCATCGTCCCGCCGGAGGACCTAGAGATGGACACGTTCCGCACGGCCGTCCGGTCTCGCATCCGCGAGAACTTCCCGGACCTCATCGACACCATCGAAGAGCTCCACGGAGACGGCTACCCCGCCTAA
- a CDS encoding malonate transporter has translation MELVGRLLGLLVLLLAGAGLRSVGLLDESRSARLNAVAYYVALPALIFVSTYDQAVGRLLTPALIVGHVGVLLAVAAVAWAIHRGSGQTQRQSVAIVQSYHSNVGYLGFPLVAATFDATVTAIAGVVLGIISIVQVPLTILVLVGVNDAEVPIHHELKQLFTNPVLVSLFAGLAVGSAGLDVPAAAASGLDVVGSLALPLALLCVGASLDVDLPAIDYAATGSVVAMKILVMPALAWAVFSALAVDAATFTASIVMLGTPTAVSTFVFAGELGGDTEFASLNVFLTTLASVASLFLLIALVS, from the coding sequence ATGGAGCTGGTCGGTCGACTGCTGGGGCTGCTCGTGTTGCTGCTGGCGGGGGCCGGACTCCGCTCGGTCGGCCTCCTCGACGAGTCCCGCAGCGCCCGGCTGAACGCCGTCGCCTACTACGTCGCGCTCCCGGCGCTCATCTTCGTCTCGACGTACGACCAGGCGGTCGGCCGGCTACTGACGCCGGCGCTGATCGTCGGCCACGTCGGGGTACTCCTCGCGGTGGCCGCGGTCGCCTGGGCCATCCACCGGGGGAGTGGGCAGACGCAACGCCAGAGCGTCGCCATCGTCCAGTCGTACCACTCGAACGTCGGCTACCTCGGGTTCCCGCTCGTCGCCGCGACGTTCGACGCGACGGTGACTGCCATCGCGGGCGTCGTCCTCGGTATCATATCCATCGTCCAGGTGCCGCTGACGATACTCGTCCTCGTGGGCGTCAACGACGCCGAGGTCCCCATCCACCACGAACTGAAACAGCTGTTCACGAACCCGGTGCTGGTGTCGCTGTTCGCCGGCCTCGCCGTCGGCTCCGCGGGCCTCGACGTGCCCGCGGCAGCGGCCAGCGGCCTCGACGTCGTCGGGAGCCTCGCGCTCCCGCTGGCGCTGCTCTGCGTCGGGGCGTCTCTCGACGTCGACCTGCCGGCCATCGACTACGCGGCGACGGGCTCCGTCGTCGCGATGAAGATACTGGTGATGCCAGCGCTCGCGTGGGCCGTCTTCTCGGCGCTCGCCGTCGACGCGGCGACGTTCACAGCGAGCATCGTAATGCTGGGGACGCCGACGGCCGTCTCGACGTTCGTCTTCGCGGGCGAACTCGGCGGTGACACGGAGTTCGCCTCGCTCAACGTCTTCCTCACGACGCTCGCGTCCGTCGCATCGCTGTTCCTCCTGATCGCTCTAGTGAGCTGA
- a CDS encoding ABC transporter permease gives MGVLGVIVIALFILLALLRVPVWVALLAPALAYSFLTGQPVIFSATNMVRALDSFTFLAIPLFIYVGSLMNHGEITERIFEFADSLVGHYDGGLAQVNIITSLIFAGISGSALADIGGVGRVLIKSMTDADYDADFSAAVTSASATVGPIFPPSIPLIIFGIIAEVSVLSLLLAGALPALLTVAALMVGTVYIAKSQNLPSNDKRASLSAIARTFVYAFPALFTPVVLIAGMLAGVFSPTEAAGVTVFYILVINTLVYRIIDFGYIWTAAVETARTSGTIVIILAAASVFSFVLSVENIDTLFAQTLFGISTNPFVLLLIVNVVLLFLGLFLDPIAALVMMTPIVVPTLTQVGVDPVHIGVIMVFNLMLGLLTPPLGLSVYLSADLADVPVADVFRETKVYYGILVVALLIITYVPEITLFVPRSL, from the coding sequence ATGGGCGTCCTCGGCGTCATCGTCATCGCCCTGTTCATCCTGCTCGCGCTGCTCCGCGTCCCCGTCTGGGTCGCGCTGCTCGCGCCGGCGCTGGCGTACAGCTTCCTCACCGGACAGCCGGTCATCTTCTCGGCGACGAATATGGTTCGAGCGCTCGACTCGTTCACCTTCCTCGCCATCCCGCTGTTCATCTACGTCGGCTCGCTGATGAACCACGGCGAGATCACCGAACGCATCTTCGAGTTCGCCGACAGCCTCGTCGGCCACTACGACGGCGGCCTCGCGCAGGTCAACATCATCACGAGCCTCATCTTCGCGGGCATCTCGGGCTCCGCGCTCGCCGACATCGGCGGCGTCGGTCGCGTCCTCATCAAGTCGATGACCGACGCCGACTACGACGCCGACTTCTCCGCCGCGGTAACGAGCGCGTCGGCGACCGTCGGCCCCATCTTCCCGCCGAGCATCCCGCTCATCATCTTCGGCATCATCGCGGAGGTGTCGGTGCTGTCGCTGCTGTTGGCGGGCGCGCTGCCCGCGCTCCTGACGGTGGCCGCGCTGATGGTCGGCACCGTCTACATCGCCAAGTCACAGAACCTCCCGAGCAACGACAAGCGCGCGTCGCTGTCGGCCATCGCCCGGACGTTCGTCTACGCGTTCCCGGCGCTGTTCACGCCGGTCGTCCTCATCGCAGGGATGCTGGCCGGCGTGTTCAGCCCGACGGAGGCAGCGGGCGTGACGGTGTTCTACATCCTCGTCATCAACACCCTCGTCTACCGCATCATCGACTTCGGCTACATCTGGACGGCCGCCGTCGAGACGGCCCGGACGAGCGGCACCATCGTCATCATTCTCGCGGCGGCGAGCGTGTTCAGCTTCGTGCTCTCCGTCGAGAACATCGACACGCTGTTCGCCCAGACGCTGTTCGGCATCTCGACGAACCCGTTCGTCCTGCTGCTCATCGTCAACGTCGTGTTGCTGTTCCTGGGGCTGTTCCTCGACCCTATCGCGGCCCTCGTGATGATGACGCCCATCGTCGTGCCGACGCTCACTCAGGTCGGCGTCGACCCGGTCCACATCGGCGTCATCATGGTGTTCAACCTGATGCTGGGGCTGCTCACGCCGCCGCTGGGGCTCTCCGTCTACCTCTCTGCGGACCTCGCGGACGTCCCGGTGGCCGACGTGTTCCGGGAGACGAAGGTGTACTACGGGATCCTGGTGGTCGCGCTGCTGATCATCACCTACGTCCCGGAGATCACGCTGTTCGTCCCCCGGTCGCTCTAG